The following are encoded together in the Methylorubrum sp. B1-46 genome:
- a CDS encoding aldo/keto reductase — protein MASVEASGTFAIGGDLIVHRLGFGAMRVTGAGIWGDPPDRERAKATLRAVPGLGIDLIDTADSYGPFVSEDLIRETLYPYEGLVIATKGGLTRHGPDIWRPVGNPDYLRQCVLMSLRRLGLERIDLWQLHRIGPDCPREVQFEAIARMREEGLIRHVGLSEVSVEDIEAAQKYFPVATVQNRYNLVDRTSEAVLVHCEKHGIGFIPWAPLDKGSLTGPGSALEAIAGRLGASGGAVALAWLLKRSPVMLPIPGTGDPGHLAENAAGADLRLSDEDFVILDHAGREAWQSTSVG, from the coding sequence ATGGCGAGCGTCGAGGCATCCGGCACCTTCGCAATCGGTGGGGATCTCATCGTTCACCGTCTCGGCTTCGGCGCGATGCGCGTCACGGGGGCGGGCATCTGGGGCGATCCGCCGGATCGCGAGCGGGCGAAGGCGACCCTGCGGGCGGTACCCGGCCTCGGGATCGATCTCATCGACACGGCCGACAGCTACGGCCCCTTCGTCAGCGAAGACCTGATCCGCGAGACGCTTTACCCCTACGAGGGACTCGTCATCGCCACGAAAGGCGGCCTGACCCGGCACGGTCCCGATATCTGGCGCCCGGTCGGGAATCCCGACTACCTGCGCCAATGCGTCTTGATGAGCCTGCGACGCCTCGGGCTCGAGCGCATCGACCTGTGGCAGCTTCACCGGATCGGGCCGGACTGTCCCCGCGAAGTGCAGTTCGAGGCGATCGCCCGGATGCGGGAGGAGGGGCTGATCCGCCATGTCGGCCTCTCCGAGGTCTCGGTCGAGGACATCGAGGCGGCCCAAAAGTACTTTCCCGTCGCGACCGTGCAGAACCGCTATAATCTCGTCGACCGCACCAGCGAGGCGGTTCTGGTCCATTGCGAGAAGCACGGCATCGGCTTCATCCCGTGGGCGCCTCTCGACAAGGGGTCGCTGACCGGTCCGGGCTCCGCCCTGGAAGCGATTGCCGGGCGCCTCGGCGCCAGCGGCGGCGCGGTGGCGCTCGCCTGGCTCCTGAAGCGCTCACCGGTGATGCTGCCGATCCCCGGCACCGGCGATCCGGGCCACCTCGCGGAGAACGCGGCCGGGGCCGACCTGCGCCTCAGCGACGAGGATTTCGTCATCCTCGACCACGCCGGGCGCGAGGCGTGGCAGAGCACGAGCGTGGGATAG
- a CDS encoding tartrate dehydrogenase, translating into MGGTKRSYRIAVIPGDGIGKEVVPEGVRVLERAAARHGFEIVQDWFDFASCDYYEAHGRMMPEDWKAQIGSHDAIFFGAVGMPERVPDHISLWGSLIQFRREFDQYVNLRPVRLMPGVASPLAGRKPGDIDFWVVRENTEGEYSNAGGRMFPGTEREFAVQESIFTRHGVDRVLKFAFALAQSRPKKHLTSATKSNGISITMPYWDERVRAVSESYLDVRWDQYHIDILTAHFVLNPDRFDVVVASNLFGDILSDLGPACTGTIGIAPSGNINPDRLFPSVFEPVHGSAPDIAGQGIANPIGQIWSGAMMLEHLGEREAAAEIVAGIERVLSEQTLRTRDLGGNADTQACGRAVEQALG; encoded by the coding sequence ATGGGCGGGACGAAGCGCAGCTACCGGATCGCGGTGATTCCCGGCGACGGCATCGGCAAGGAAGTGGTGCCGGAGGGCGTGCGGGTGCTGGAGCGGGCCGCTGCCCGCCACGGCTTCGAGATCGTGCAGGACTGGTTCGATTTCGCGAGCTGCGACTACTACGAGGCGCACGGGCGGATGATGCCCGAGGACTGGAAGGCGCAGATCGGTTCCCACGACGCGATCTTCTTCGGCGCTGTCGGCATGCCCGAGCGCGTTCCGGATCACATCTCGCTGTGGGGATCGCTGATCCAGTTTCGGCGCGAGTTCGACCAGTACGTCAACCTGCGGCCGGTGCGGCTGATGCCGGGCGTCGCCAGTCCGCTCGCCGGCCGCAAGCCCGGCGATATCGACTTCTGGGTGGTCCGCGAGAACACCGAGGGCGAGTATTCGAACGCGGGCGGACGGATGTTTCCTGGCACCGAGCGCGAGTTCGCGGTGCAGGAATCGATCTTCACCCGCCACGGCGTCGATCGCGTGCTGAAATTCGCCTTCGCTCTGGCGCAGAGCCGGCCGAAGAAGCATTTGACCTCGGCCACCAAGTCGAACGGCATCTCGATCACCATGCCGTACTGGGACGAGCGGGTGCGGGCCGTTTCGGAAAGCTACCTCGACGTCCGATGGGACCAGTACCACATCGACATCCTGACCGCGCATTTCGTGCTGAACCCCGACCGGTTCGACGTGGTGGTGGCCTCGAACCTCTTCGGCGACATCCTCTCCGACCTCGGGCCGGCCTGTACCGGCACCATCGGCATCGCTCCGTCGGGCAACATCAATCCAGACCGGCTCTTCCCCTCGGTGTTCGAGCCGGTGCACGGCTCGGCGCCGGACATTGCCGGGCAGGGGATCGCCAATCCGATCGGCCAGATCTGGTCGGGGGCGATGATGCTGGAGCATCTCGGCGAGCGCGAGGCCGCGGCCGAAATCGTCGCCGGCATCGAGCGGGTGCTCTCGGAGCAGACTCTGCGCACGCGCGACCTCGGCGGAAACGCCGACACGCAGGCCTGCGGCCGCGCGGTCGAACAGGCGCTGGGCTGA
- a CDS encoding ComEC/Rec2 family competence protein: MAQGGGRAVSGAVPALLAGRFPIPSQLWQGAVDGLGATLAREAEQRRLFPWLAVAFGSGILVFFTATDGEPALAAPLIAATLCLAVTFVLRARPFALALMLALAALFLGFAAGVWRVSSVAGPVLTRITIAPLAGLVEGLDEREGGARLIVRVASFGDLDAESRPRRVRVSYRAAQAVRPGDTIRATARLLPPPEAVRPGGYDFARDAYFRGIGAVGSLVGKVEVGVPSEPLPWSLHVAASIDAARNAFTRRITDAIGGQAGAVAAALVTGKRGLIANETNDVLRAAGIYHVVSISGLHMVLAAGVVFWLVRASLALVPVLALAWPIKKIAAGAAMLGVTAYCAFSGWDVAAERALIMTLVMLGAILVDRPALSMRNLALAAILALAREPEALLGPSFQMSFGAVAGLIACAPLIDGRVFRTDSPSRIARAASWVATAVVGTLATTLVAQIATAPFATYHFQTVQPFGLVGNALTLPLVSLAVMPAAVLGMLAYPFALDRPVWWLMGLAVRGMLEISAWIAGFGQANMVLPAFGTGALVLLAAALLLATLPVSRLRLLALVPAGLGVALAASPIRYDIYIDRDGAGAAIRGQDGHLVVLGRPPGFVLEQWLKADGDGRRPDAVTGATGPRCDRLGCILAAIDGSTVALVTDKRAFAEDCARAVILITRLRAPSGCAASLIVDRSFLSARGATAIRLGAAEPEVVTARGTGPPKPWQPKPASVATPAAPSPSQTFGDPGAADPSDPPPGETPQ, from the coding sequence ATGGCGCAGGGCGGCGGCAGGGCGGTGAGCGGGGCGGTTCCGGCCCTCCTCGCCGGCCGTTTCCCCATCCCCTCGCAACTCTGGCAGGGTGCCGTCGACGGGCTCGGCGCGACCCTTGCCCGCGAGGCCGAGCAGCGCCGGCTGTTCCCTTGGCTCGCCGTCGCCTTCGGGTCCGGCATTCTCGTCTTCTTCACGGCAACGGATGGGGAACCTGCCCTTGCCGCCCCGCTGATCGCCGCCACGCTCTGCCTCGCCGTCACCTTCGTCCTGCGGGCGCGTCCGTTCGCGCTCGCTCTGATGCTCGCCCTCGCCGCCCTCTTCCTCGGCTTCGCCGCCGGCGTCTGGCGGGTCTCGTCCGTCGCGGGGCCGGTGCTGACGCGCATCACCATCGCGCCGCTCGCGGGCCTTGTCGAAGGCCTCGACGAACGGGAGGGCGGTGCGCGGCTGATCGTGCGGGTCGCGAGCTTCGGCGACCTCGATGCGGAAAGCCGCCCGCGGCGGGTGCGGGTCTCCTATCGCGCGGCGCAGGCGGTGCGGCCGGGCGACACGATCCGCGCCACTGCCCGTCTGCTGCCGCCGCCGGAAGCGGTGCGACCGGGCGGCTACGACTTCGCGCGCGACGCCTATTTCCGCGGCATCGGAGCGGTAGGATCGCTGGTGGGCAAGGTCGAGGTCGGGGTGCCGTCCGAGCCGCTCCCCTGGTCCCTGCATGTGGCGGCCAGCATCGATGCCGCCCGCAACGCCTTCACCCGGCGGATCACCGACGCGATCGGCGGACAGGCCGGCGCCGTCGCCGCCGCCCTCGTCACGGGAAAGCGTGGACTGATCGCCAACGAGACGAACGACGTCTTGCGGGCGGCGGGCATCTACCACGTCGTCTCGATCTCCGGGCTCCACATGGTGCTCGCCGCCGGCGTGGTGTTCTGGCTGGTGCGGGCCAGTCTCGCCCTGGTGCCGGTGCTGGCGCTCGCTTGGCCGATCAAGAAGATCGCGGCCGGCGCGGCGATGCTGGGCGTGACCGCCTACTGCGCCTTCTCGGGCTGGGACGTCGCCGCCGAGCGGGCGTTGATCATGACGTTGGTGATGCTCGGCGCGATCCTCGTCGATCGTCCGGCGCTTAGCATGCGCAATCTCGCGCTTGCCGCGATCCTGGCGCTGGCCCGCGAGCCGGAAGCACTGCTCGGCCCGAGCTTCCAGATGTCGTTCGGGGCGGTGGCCGGTCTGATCGCCTGCGCGCCGCTCATCGACGGGCGCGTCTTCCGGACCGACAGCCCGTCCCGCATCGCGCGGGCCGCGTCGTGGGTCGCGACGGCGGTGGTGGGCACGCTGGCAACGACTTTGGTGGCACAGATCGCCACCGCGCCGTTCGCGACCTACCACTTCCAGACCGTGCAGCCCTTCGGCCTGGTCGGCAATGCGCTGACCCTGCCGCTCGTCTCGCTCGCGGTGATGCCCGCGGCGGTGCTCGGGATGCTGGCCTATCCCTTCGCCCTCGATCGCCCTGTCTGGTGGCTGATGGGGCTTGCGGTGCGGGGCATGCTCGAAATCTCGGCCTGGATCGCCGGGTTTGGACAGGCCAACATGGTGTTGCCCGCCTTCGGGACCGGCGCCCTGGTGCTGCTCGCCGCTGCCCTCCTCCTCGCGACCCTGCCGGTGTCGCGGCTGCGGCTGCTTGCCCTCGTGCCGGCGGGACTCGGTGTTGCGCTCGCCGCGAGTCCGATCCGCTACGACATCTATATCGACCGCGACGGAGCCGGCGCCGCAATCCGCGGCCAGGACGGGCACCTCGTCGTCCTCGGGCGTCCGCCCGGCTTCGTGCTGGAACAATGGCTGAAGGCCGATGGCGACGGGCGCCGCCCGGATGCGGTCACCGGAGCCACCGGGCCGCGCTGTGACCGTCTCGGCTGTATCCTCGCGGCCATCGACGGAAGCACCGTCGCCCTCGTCACCGACAAGCGCGCCTTTGCCGAGGATTGCGCGCGGGCCGTCATTCTGATCACCCGCCTGCGCGCGCCATCGGGTTGTGCCGCATCGTTGATCGTGGACCGCAGCTTCCTCTCGGCGCGAGGTGCCACCGCGATCCGCCTCGGGGCGGCCGAGCCGGAGGTCGTCACCGCGCGCGGAACCGGCCCGCCGAAGCCTTGGCAGCCCAAACCCGCCAGCGTGGCGACGCCAGCGGCTCCGTCGCCGTCACAAACATTCGGTGACCCCGGTGCGGCGGATCCGTCGGACCCGCCGCCTGGCGAAACGCCTCAGTAG
- a CDS encoding 3-keto-5-aminohexanoate cleavage protein, translating to MRPVVVTVAITGSVARKADNPTVPITPAEQIESTHAAYEAGAALAHIHVRGDDESPSLDPERFQAVQAGIRRHCPNMIVQFSTSGAGPDPLERGACLIHRPDMASLTTGSVNFGDGVYENPAASFTALGQRMRAEGVSPEIEVFDLTHIHNARRLVDEGVIGPEPHVQFVMGIRNALPPDPHLLDILLAETRRLLPGATWGAFGIGRFQSPVMGWALARGAQGVRTGLEDNVRRSKERLADGNADLVRLAAEICAEHGARPATPAEARAMLRLG from the coding sequence ATGAGACCCGTCGTCGTCACCGTGGCGATCACCGGCTCGGTCGCGCGCAAGGCCGACAACCCGACCGTGCCGATCACCCCCGCCGAGCAGATCGAATCCACCCACGCCGCCTACGAAGCGGGTGCGGCGCTGGCGCACATCCATGTGCGCGGGGACGACGAGAGCCCGTCGCTCGACCCCGAGCGCTTCCAAGCCGTGCAGGCCGGCATCCGGCGGCACTGTCCGAACATGATCGTGCAGTTCTCAACGAGCGGGGCAGGCCCCGACCCTCTGGAGCGGGGCGCCTGCCTGATCCACCGGCCGGACATGGCCTCGCTCACCACGGGCTCGGTCAATTTCGGCGACGGGGTCTACGAGAACCCGGCCGCCTCGTTCACCGCGCTCGGGCAACGAATGCGGGCGGAGGGGGTCTCCCCGGAGATCGAGGTGTTCGACCTCACCCACATTCACAACGCCCGCCGCCTCGTGGACGAGGGTGTGATCGGCCCCGAGCCCCATGTGCAATTCGTGATGGGCATCCGCAACGCCCTGCCGCCCGATCCGCACCTGCTCGACATCCTGCTGGCGGAGACCCGGCGCCTGCTGCCGGGCGCGACCTGGGGCGCCTTCGGCATCGGCCGTTTCCAGAGCCCAGTCATGGGCTGGGCGCTGGCGCGGGGCGCTCAGGGTGTTCGCACCGGTCTGGAGGACAACGTTCGCCGCTCGAAGGAGCGGCTCGCCGACGGCAATGCCGATCTCGTCCGTCTGGCCGCGGAGATCTGCGCCGAGCACGGCGCCCGTCCGGCGACGCCGGCCGAGGCGCGGGCGATGCTGCGCCTCGGCTGA
- a CDS encoding DUF1236 domain-containing protein gives MTKFFRSTATAAILVLGAATALAQGGGAGGAGGGAGGGSGAGGGAGMGAGGAGGGAGGAGSGVGGAGGGAASGPRGGAGEAGGAGGARSGGEVGGTRGGETGGAAGTPVRGSEPGEAGTRGGRDGGPARAGESGERSNHETGRDGGSERDGRGSRDAAGERGNRDTGRDAAGERGAGERAGRGAASEARGASKSLSSTQRTEFRQSITRSNVRAVTNVNFAVRVGTAIPRSVSLHPLPPAILSLVPAYRGLQFILVGDDIVIIDPDTYEIVDVIPA, from the coding sequence ATGACCAAGTTCTTTCGCAGTACAGCGACGGCCGCGATCCTCGTACTCGGCGCGGCGACCGCCCTGGCCCAGGGCGGAGGCGCCGGTGGTGCCGGAGGAGGCGCGGGCGGTGGCAGTGGCGCGGGCGGTGGTGCCGGAATGGGAGCCGGCGGCGCAGGCGGAGGCGCCGGTGGTGCTGGAAGCGGTGTGGGCGGCGCGGGCGGCGGAGCGGCGAGCGGCCCCCGCGGCGGTGCCGGTGAGGCGGGTGGTGCCGGAGGCGCCCGCAGCGGCGGCGAAGTCGGCGGTACCCGCGGAGGCGAGACCGGTGGCGCGGCAGGCACTCCGGTACGCGGCAGCGAGCCGGGAGAGGCCGGCACGCGCGGCGGCCGAGACGGCGGCCCGGCCCGCGCGGGAGAATCAGGCGAGCGCAGCAATCACGAGACGGGCCGCGATGGCGGCAGCGAGCGCGACGGCCGGGGGAGCCGTGATGCGGCCGGAGAGCGCGGCAACCGTGACACCGGCCGCGACGCGGCTGGCGAGCGGGGGGCCGGCGAGCGAGCCGGCCGCGGGGCTGCCTCGGAAGCCCGCGGCGCCTCCAAAAGCCTGAGTTCGACCCAGCGCACCGAATTCCGCCAATCGATCACCCGCTCCAATGTCCGGGCGGTCACGAATGTGAACTTCGCGGTTCGCGTCGGCACGGCCATCCCGCGCTCGGTTTCGCTGCACCCGCTGCCGCCGGCGATCCTCTCGCTGGTGCCGGCCTATCGCGGCCTCCAGTTCATCCTGGTCGGGGATGACATCGTCATCATCGATCCTGATACCTACGAGATTGTGGACGTCATCCCAGCCTGA
- the lexA gene encoding transcriptional repressor LexA, with amino-acid sequence MLTRKQLELLQFIQQRMQESGVPPSFDEMKDALDLKSKSGIHRLIMALEERGFLRRLPNRARAIEILRMPDMPAAKPATAPEPRRFTPSVVEGGLSGKPPAPKPPMLQAHDGNGQSVMVPVMGRIAAGTPISAIESQSHSISMSPDFLSGGEHYALEVRGDSMIEAGILDGDLVVIHKQDTANNGDIIVALIDDEEATLKRLRRRGSSIALEAANPSYETRVLGPDRVRIQGKLVSLVRRY; translated from the coding sequence ATGCTGACCCGCAAGCAACTCGAACTGCTTCAGTTCATCCAGCAGAGGATGCAGGAGAGCGGCGTGCCGCCGTCCTTCGACGAGATGAAGGACGCGCTCGATCTCAAATCAAAGTCCGGCATCCACCGCCTGATCATGGCGCTGGAGGAGCGCGGCTTCCTGCGCCGCCTGCCGAACCGGGCCCGAGCCATCGAGATCCTGCGCATGCCCGACATGCCGGCGGCCAAGCCGGCAACGGCCCCGGAGCCGCGCCGCTTCACTCCAAGCGTGGTCGAGGGCGGCCTGTCGGGCAAGCCGCCCGCGCCGAAGCCGCCGATGCTGCAGGCCCATGACGGCAACGGGCAGTCGGTGATGGTCCCGGTGATGGGCCGGATCGCCGCCGGCACGCCGATCTCGGCGATCGAGAGCCAGAGCCACTCGATCTCGATGTCCCCCGATTTCCTCTCGGGCGGCGAACACTACGCGCTGGAAGTGCGCGGTGATTCGATGATCGAGGCCGGCATCCTCGACGGTGATCTCGTGGTGATCCACAAGCAGGATACCGCCAATAACGGCGACATCATCGTGGCGCTGATCGACGACGAGGAGGCGACCCTCAAGCGCCTGCGCCGCCGCGGCTCCTCGATCGCGCTCGAGGCCGCCAACCCGTCCTACGAGACCCGCGTGCTCGGGCCCGACCGGGTGCGCATCCAGGGCAAGCTCGTCAGCCTCGTACGCCGCTACTGA
- a CDS encoding MFS family transporter, with the protein MPDITATAAKGDDAADRRRRIMAIVGSSSGNLVEWYDFYCYAFFALYFAPVFFPEGDSTSQLLNTAAVFAVGFFMRPIGGWLFGRIADRLGRKTSLMISVLMMCSGSLAIAVLPTYATVGTLAPVLLVLARMVQGLSVGGEYGTSATYMSEVAAKGQRGFYASFQYVTLIGGQLLASLVLVVLQGLLTAEQLTAWGWRIPFVIGALAAVVALFLRRSLTETMSDENKDSKESGTLAGLLKHWRAFAVVFAYTAGGSLAFYTLTTYMQKYIVNTAHMDKVVASQVTTAALFVYMVIQPLFGWLSDRIGRKTSMILFSGLGMVMIVPLMLAIGATTDPVLSFGLIMIGLVVISFYTGISGIVKAELFPTQVRALGVGLSYAVANSVFGGTAEAVALWLKRAGAESSFFWYVAVMLAVAFVASLLMPNPKRHGYLDGDGTVEEALGRKAHPALA; encoded by the coding sequence ATGCCGGACATCACCGCGACGGCGGCGAAAGGGGACGATGCCGCGGACCGCCGCCGGCGCATCATGGCGATCGTCGGTTCCTCGTCGGGCAATCTCGTCGAGTGGTACGACTTCTACTGCTACGCCTTCTTCGCTCTCTATTTCGCCCCGGTCTTCTTTCCCGAGGGCGACAGCACCAGCCAATTGCTCAATACGGCGGCGGTGTTCGCGGTGGGCTTCTTCATGCGCCCCATCGGCGGCTGGCTGTTCGGACGCATCGCCGACCGGCTCGGGCGCAAGACCTCGCTGATGATCTCGGTGCTGATGATGTGCAGCGGCTCGCTCGCCATCGCCGTGCTTCCGACCTACGCCACCGTCGGCACGCTCGCGCCGGTGCTGCTCGTCCTCGCCCGCATGGTGCAGGGGCTCTCCGTCGGCGGCGAGTACGGCACTAGCGCGACCTATATGAGCGAGGTCGCCGCCAAGGGGCAGCGCGGTTTCTACGCCTCGTTCCAGTACGTCACGCTGATCGGCGGCCAGCTTCTCGCCTCGCTGGTGCTCGTCGTTCTGCAGGGTCTGCTCACGGCGGAGCAGCTCACCGCCTGGGGCTGGCGTATCCCCTTCGTCATCGGTGCGCTGGCCGCGGTGGTCGCTCTGTTCCTGCGCCGCTCGCTCACCGAGACGATGAGCGACGAGAACAAGGATTCGAAGGAATCGGGCACCCTCGCCGGGCTGCTGAAACACTGGCGCGCCTTCGCCGTGGTGTTCGCCTACACGGCCGGCGGGTCGCTCGCGTTCTACACGCTGACGACCTACATGCAGAAATACATCGTCAACACCGCCCACATGGACAAAGTGGTCGCCTCGCAGGTCACCACGGCGGCGCTGTTCGTCTACATGGTGATCCAGCCTCTCTTCGGCTGGCTCTCGGATCGGATCGGCCGGAAGACGAGCATGATCCTGTTCAGCGGACTCGGCATGGTGATGATCGTGCCGCTGATGCTGGCGATCGGCGCCACGACCGACCCGGTCCTGTCCTTCGGCCTGATCATGATCGGGCTTGTCGTCATCAGCTTCTACACCGGCATCAGCGGCATCGTGAAAGCGGAGCTTTTCCCGACGCAGGTGCGCGCGCTCGGCGTCGGCCTGTCCTACGCGGTTGCCAACTCGGTGTTCGGCGGCACCGCGGAGGCGGTCGCGCTCTGGCTCAAGCGGGCGGGCGCGGAGAGCAGCTTCTTCTGGTACGTCGCCGTGATGCTGGCGGTCGCGTTCGTTGCCTCGCTGCTGATGCCGAACCCCAAGCGCCACGGCTATCTCGACGGCGACGGCACCGTCGAGGAGGCTCTGGGGCGCAAGGCGCACCCCGCTCTGGCCTGA
- the gltX gene encoding glutamate--tRNA ligase: MSSPVVTRFAPSPTGFLHIGGARTALFNWLYARRFGGRMLLRIEDTDRERSTQAAIDAILDGMRWLGLDWDGEVIYQFARAERHRAVAESLLASGNAYHCYASAEELAQMRETARAEGRAPRYDGRWRDRDPSEAPAGVKPVIRLRAPTEGETVVEDAVQGRVTWANRDLDDLVLLRSDGTPTYMLAVVVDDHDMGITQVIRGDDHLTNAARQSQIYRALGWDVPAMAHIPLIHGADGAKLSKRHGALGVEEYRDRGYLPAALRNYLVRLGWSHGDQEVFSTEEMIAAFDLKAIGRSAARFDFTKLESLNGLYIRGSDDAVLVDAIDAILPARGPERGLPTKLTPDLREKLLSAMPGLKERAKTLVELLDSAYYLYAPRPLALDAKAEGLLTGDAPERLRALLPALEALPEWSAAATEAAVRGFAESQGVKLGQVAQPLRAALTGRATSPPVFDVMAVLGRDEALARLADRLPT, from the coding sequence ATGTCGTCACCGGTCGTCACGCGCTTTGCGCCCTCGCCCACGGGCTTCCTGCATATCGGGGGAGCGCGCACGGCCCTGTTCAATTGGCTCTATGCGCGCCGCTTCGGCGGCCGGATGCTGCTGCGCATCGAGGACACCGACCGCGAGCGCTCGACGCAAGCGGCGATCGACGCGATCCTCGACGGGATGCGCTGGCTGGGCCTCGATTGGGACGGGGAGGTGATCTACCAGTTCGCCCGCGCCGAGCGGCACCGCGCGGTGGCCGAGAGCCTGCTCGCCTCGGGCAACGCCTATCACTGCTACGCCAGCGCCGAGGAGCTGGCGCAGATGCGCGAGACCGCCCGCGCCGAGGGCCGCGCCCCGCGCTACGACGGCCGCTGGCGCGATCGCGACCCGTCCGAGGCGCCGGCGGGCGTGAAGCCGGTGATCCGCCTGCGCGCGCCGACCGAGGGCGAGACCGTGGTCGAGGACGCCGTGCAGGGCCGCGTGACCTGGGCCAACCGCGACCTCGACGACCTTGTGCTGCTGCGCTCCGACGGCACGCCCACCTACATGCTCGCCGTCGTGGTGGACGACCACGACATGGGCATCACCCAGGTGATCCGTGGCGACGACCACCTCACCAACGCCGCCCGCCAGAGCCAGATCTACCGCGCGCTCGGCTGGGACGTGCCGGCGATGGCGCATATTCCGCTGATCCACGGGGCGGACGGCGCCAAGCTGTCCAAGCGCCACGGCGCGCTTGGCGTCGAGGAGTACCGCGACCGCGGCTACCTTCCGGCGGCCCTGCGCAACTACCTCGTCCGCCTCGGCTGGAGCCACGGCGACCAGGAGGTCTTCTCCACCGAAGAGATGATCGCCGCCTTCGATCTGAAGGCGATCGGCCGCTCTGCGGCGCGGTTCGACTTCACCAAGCTGGAAAGCCTCAACGGACTCTACATCCGCGGCAGCGACGATGCGGTGCTGGTCGATGCCATCGACGCGATCCTGCCGGCCCGCGGCCCCGAGCGCGGCCTGCCGACCAAGCTGACGCCGGATCTGCGCGAAAAACTCCTGTCGGCGATGCCCGGCCTGAAGGAGCGCGCCAAGACCCTCGTCGAACTCCTCGACAGCGCCTACTACCTTTATGCTCCTCGCCCGCTCGCTCTCGACGCCAAGGCGGAAGGCCTGCTCACCGGGGACGCGCCGGAGCGGCTGCGCGCTCTTCTTCCGGCGCTGGAGGCCCTTCCGGAATGGAGTGCGGCCGCGACGGAGGCTGCCGTGCGCGGCTTCGCCGAGAGCCAGGGCGTCAAGCTCGGTCAGGTCGCTCAGCCCCTGCGGGCGGCGCTCACGGGTCGCGCCACCTCGCCGCCGGTCTTCGACGTGATGGCCGTGCTCGGCCGCGATGAGGCACTCGCCCGCTTGGCGGACCGCCTTCCGACCTGA